The Coriobacteriia bacterium genome has a window encoding:
- the upp gene encoding uracil phosphoribosyltransferase produces the protein MSDVAAEFDPKRFTVIDHPLVQHKMHILRDKATATKQFRELVSELAIFEGYEAMRDLPLEDVEVETPLETATCKRLAGKKVAIIPILRAGLGMVDGLLTLVPSARVGHVGMYRDPETHEPHEYYCKLPEDIANRTCLVVDPMLATGGSLTAAIKYLRDAGARDIRCLVLVAAPEGVRTALDFDPDIRLYTCALDRELNDHAYILPGLGDAGDRIFGTK, from the coding sequence ATGTCCGATGTGGCAGCAGAGTTCGATCCTAAGCGGTTCACGGTCATCGACCATCCCCTTGTACAGCACAAGATGCACATCCTGCGCGACAAGGCCACGGCAACGAAGCAGTTCCGCGAGCTCGTGAGCGAGCTGGCCATCTTCGAGGGCTATGAGGCGATGCGTGACCTGCCCCTGGAAGACGTCGAGGTTGAGACGCCGCTCGAGACGGCGACGTGCAAGCGCCTTGCCGGCAAGAAGGTCGCTATCATTCCGATTCTGCGTGCGGGCCTGGGCATGGTCGACGGCCTGCTGACGCTCGTGCCCTCGGCGCGCGTCGGCCACGTGGGTATGTACCGCGATCCCGAGACGCACGAGCCGCACGAGTACTATTGCAAGCTGCCCGAGGACATCGCTAACCGCACGTGCCTCGTCGTCGACCCGATGCTCGCGACGGGCGGCTCTCTGACGGCCGCCATCAAGTACCTGCGCGACGCCGGCGCGCGCGACATCCGTTGCCTCGTACTCGTCGCTGCCCCCGAGGGCGTGCGCACGGCGCTCGACTTCGATCCCGATATCCGCCTCTACACGTGCGCCCTCGACCGCGAGCTCAACGACCACGCCTACATCCTGCCCGGCCTCGGCGACGCCGGCGACCGCATCTTCGGCACGAAGTAA
- a CDS encoding molecular chaperone TorD family protein, whose translation MIESTAQGSDGAQVWQARAAAYELLALSFAYPTDELVGALVSGEWADAAREMAGAIGCALPEGWGACLDAYSEGAAEDVTHELRVEATRLLVGAPKPVVSPYEGVWRAADDGVAPLLYVNRHSMDVERSMRACGLGRPEGTNDPVDRVDTELEFLEYLCTLAVSEVSLSGSSPTAVYQTFLDRHALVWMPRFAEAVARDAREPFYRTAADLLRVVLGC comes from the coding sequence ATGATCGAGAGCACTGCCCAGGGTAGCGATGGGGCACAGGTGTGGCAGGCTCGTGCGGCGGCTTACGAACTGCTTGCCCTGTCGTTTGCCTACCCGACGGATGAGCTGGTGGGTGCGCTCGTCTCGGGCGAGTGGGCTGACGCCGCTCGGGAGATGGCAGGGGCCATTGGTTGCGCGCTACCCGAGGGCTGGGGCGCGTGCCTGGACGCCTATTCCGAGGGTGCTGCCGAGGACGTGACGCATGAACTGCGTGTGGAGGCGACACGCTTGCTTGTGGGAGCGCCGAAGCCGGTGGTCTCGCCGTACGAGGGCGTATGGCGCGCAGCCGACGACGGGGTGGCGCCGCTGCTCTACGTGAACAGGCATTCCATGGACGTCGAGCGTTCGATGCGCGCCTGCGGGCTCGGCCGTCCCGAGGGTACGAACGACCCCGTTGACCGCGTGGACACGGAGCTCGAGTTCCTCGAGTACCTCTGCACTCTAGCGGTGAGCGAGGTCTCGCTGTCCGGAAGCTCTCCTACGGCGGTCTATCAGACTTTTCTCGACCGCCACGCGCTCGTCTGGATGCCTCGCTTTGCCGAGGCCGTGGCGCGGGATGCGCGTGAACCCTTCTACCGAACTGCTGCTGACCTGCTGCGAGTCGTTCTCGGTTGCTGA
- a CDS encoding QueT transporter family protein encodes MNTRFIAQTGMIAAAYAAFTLVALLFLGGLAWGPVQFRVSEALCVLAMFTPAAVPGLTIGCALANLLNIAISGTGMLGLLDVVFGSLATLLGALWMRHFRANPLLALAGPVIFNALVVPAYLPLLLQGLGFYTIPFTSISLDGAYLPMYVFGLVSTAIGEAVILYVLGYPLYRALSRTSVFQNLESAPATAGSSTTRS; translated from the coding sequence ATGAACACGCGTTTCATCGCCCAGACGGGCATGATCGCCGCTGCCTATGCGGCGTTCACGCTCGTCGCCCTGCTGTTCCTCGGAGGATTGGCCTGGGGGCCGGTCCAGTTCCGCGTCTCCGAGGCGCTCTGCGTCCTCGCCATGTTCACGCCGGCCGCCGTGCCGGGCCTCACGATCGGCTGTGCCCTGGCCAACCTGCTCAACATCGCGATCTCGGGCACAGGCATGCTCGGCCTGCTCGACGTCGTGTTTGGCTCGCTGGCCACGCTTCTCGGCGCGCTGTGGATGCGCCACTTCCGTGCGAACCCGCTGCTGGCGCTTGCCGGCCCCGTCATCTTCAACGCTCTCGTCGTCCCGGCCTACCTGCCGCTGCTGCTCCAGGGCCTTGGCTTCTACACGATTCCGTTCACGAGCATAAGCCTGGACGGCGCCTACCTGCCCATGTATGTTTTCGGCCTCGTCTCGACCGCCATCGGTGAGGCGGTTATCCTTTACGTACTGGGCTACCCGCTGTATCGTGCCCTGAGCAGGACGTCTGTGTTTCAGAATCTCGAGTCGGCCCCCGCAACGGCCGGCTCTTCGACAACGCGTTCGTAA
- a CDS encoding nitroreductase family protein, with amino-acid sequence MNTVDEDEKSGFDPVLARASVRQFTEEPVSDEDVRRLFVAAMAAPSARNQQPWEFYVTRDRAMLEALSQATPYTKPAAGAALAIVACARTQELASPAHVPQDMGACVENILVEAAGLGLGAVWMGVAPYRERMDETARMLGIPADAGLDPFAIIAVGHPASEVTPRGPERFDEARIHWA; translated from the coding sequence ATGAACACTGTCGACGAAGATGAAAAGAGCGGCTTCGACCCTGTTCTAGCGCGGGCAAGCGTGAGACAGTTCACGGAGGAGCCCGTGAGTGACGAGGATGTTCGTCGGCTGTTCGTGGCCGCAATGGCGGCGCCGTCAGCTCGCAACCAGCAGCCGTGGGAGTTCTACGTTACGCGCGACCGCGCCATGCTCGAGGCGCTCTCGCAGGCAACACCCTACACGAAGCCCGCAGCCGGCGCAGCCCTGGCCATCGTCGCGTGCGCGCGCACGCAGGAGCTCGCATCGCCGGCGCACGTCCCGCAGGACATGGGCGCCTGCGTCGAGAACATCCTCGTGGAGGCGGCAGGCTTGGGTCTCGGAGCCGTGTGGATGGGCGTCGCGCCGTACCGCGAGCGCATGGACGAGACCGCTCGGATGCTCGGCATCCCCGCTGATGCCGGCCTCGACCCGTTCGCCATCATCGCCGTCGGCCATCCTGCCAGCGAGGTCACACCCCGCGGCCCCGAGCGCTTCGACGAGGCACGCATCCACTGGGCGTAG
- a CDS encoding response regulator transcription factor, with protein sequence MLKAMIVDDEAPARSELRFLLDEVGDVEVVAEADNVRAAIENLKKSHCDVMFLDINMPGVNGMQLAEALSKLKNLPAVVFVTAYGEYAASAFDVNAVDYLVKPVETDRLRRAVDKVRAALGTTVAKSQPASERIPVEKGGKKILVPVDKIRYITAKDDYSCLYTEDDHYLSTISLTNLEARLADANFFRVHRRHIVNLSYVSEVESIPGGTLQLTMRDDNEKIPVSRRRVAPLKKVLKL encoded by the coding sequence ATGTTGAAGGCAATGATTGTTGACGACGAGGCTCCTGCCCGCTCTGAGCTGCGCTTTTTGCTCGATGAGGTCGGCGACGTCGAAGTGGTCGCCGAGGCCGACAACGTGCGCGCCGCTATCGAGAATCTCAAGAAGTCCCACTGCGACGTCATGTTCCTCGACATCAACATGCCGGGCGTCAACGGTATGCAGCTGGCCGAGGCGCTTTCGAAGCTCAAGAACCTGCCTGCCGTCGTGTTCGTGACGGCGTACGGCGAGTATGCGGCGAGCGCGTTTGACGTCAACGCCGTCGACTACCTCGTCAAGCCCGTCGAGACGGATCGCCTGCGCCGCGCCGTCGACAAAGTGCGCGCCGCACTGGGCACGACCGTCGCAAAGTCGCAGCCCGCATCCGAGCGCATCCCTGTCGAAAAGGGCGGCAAGAAGATTCTCGTGCCTGTCGACAAGATTCGCTACATCACGGCCAAGGACGACTACTCCTGCCTGTACACCGAGGATGATCACTACCTGTCGACGATCTCGCTCACGAATCTCGAGGCCCGCCTGGCCGACGCCAACTTCTTCCGCGTGCATCGCCGCCACATCGTCAACCTGTCGTATGTCAGCGAGGTCGAGAGCATCCCCGGTGGCACGCTGCAGCTCACGATGCGCGACGACAACGAGAAGATCCCCGTGTCGCGCCGCCGTGTCGCGCCGCTCAAGAAAGTGCTCAAGCTCTAG
- a CDS encoding sulfite exporter TauE/SafE family protein translates to MEITLLLGIAIALCGVGVGILSAMFGIGGGMVMVPLIHIVFGQPAAIASGTSLFAILPTSISGMLARLHDGTIRFRIGIIVGIAGACLSPLGAVAATNLPGMYAMILTGVFILFTAYKMFKRVYKSRPAALAGAANGATAPAPKKTLLSEDGSVRFYVGCILLGCVVGFLSGWLGLGGGFLIVPILQAAFGLTMKQASGTSLVSVGILAVPSFITHALLGNIDWLLGLLLIVGSIIGAKLGAKILTHVNERLLTGLFGVLLVLSGIIMVVREIVG, encoded by the coding sequence ATGGAAATCACGCTTCTGCTCGGCATCGCCATCGCCCTGTGCGGCGTGGGTGTCGGCATCCTGTCCGCCATGTTCGGCATCGGCGGCGGTATGGTCATGGTGCCGCTCATCCACATCGTCTTCGGGCAGCCGGCGGCCATCGCGTCGGGCACGTCGCTGTTTGCCATCCTGCCCACGTCCATCTCGGGCATGCTGGCGCGCCTGCACGACGGCACGATCCGCTTCCGCATCGGCATCATCGTCGGTATCGCAGGGGCGTGCCTCTCGCCGCTGGGCGCCGTTGCTGCCACGAACCTGCCGGGCATGTACGCGATGATCCTGACGGGTGTGTTCATCCTGTTCACGGCGTACAAGATGTTCAAGCGCGTCTACAAGAGCCGTCCCGCTGCTCTTGCCGGCGCCGCAAACGGCGCCACGGCCCCTGCGCCCAAGAAGACGCTGCTCTCCGAGGACGGCAGCGTGCGCTTCTACGTGGGCTGCATCCTGCTCGGCTGCGTCGTGGGCTTCCTGTCGGGCTGGCTAGGCCTGGGCGGCGGCTTTCTCATCGTGCCCATCCTGCAGGCCGCCTTCGGCCTCACGATGAAGCAGGCCAGCGGCACGTCGCTCGTGTCGGTGGGCATCCTGGCCGTGCCGAGCTTCATCACGCACGCCCTGCTCGGCAACATCGACTGGCTGCTCGGCCTGCTGCTCATCGTCGGGTCCATCATCGGCGCGAAGCTGGGTGCCAAGATTCTCACACACGTCAACGAGCGCCTGCTCACAGGCCTGTTCGGCGTGCTTCTCGTCCTGTCGGGCATCATCATGGTCGTGCGCGAGATCGTCGGCTAG
- a CDS encoding histidine kinase, whose amino-acid sequence MIQEHFFAERRASQTKWLLSLASKTLEYMRGGLSQQNCQAVCELLLPETQAMAVAMTDDRVVLGYAGRFAEDFPLGSPIHTAATHEALSTQEAQVFSSTGATAATSGSPIIPAGIVAPLLVRNASLGTLKLYYEAPELIDETQMAISEGFAELLSTQLSMAELDRQVELATKAELQALQSQINPHFLFNTINTIAALIRTDPDRARVLLREFATFYRRTLENSDDLITVEREIEQTTRYLGFEVARFGESRIRQVVHVEPGLEIVRVPAFIIQPIIENSVNHAMRPEGPLTLTIDVHADGGDAVIAVSDDGLGMTQETAERLVHGECRASDRGTGIALHNVDARLHACFGGDSGMTIDTQLGVGTTVTMRIAGAVAELWGDDDDEDDGGDFEDA is encoded by the coding sequence ATGATCCAGGAGCACTTCTTCGCCGAGCGGCGCGCCTCGCAGACCAAGTGGCTGCTCTCGCTCGCCTCAAAGACGCTCGAGTACATGCGCGGCGGCCTGTCGCAGCAGAATTGCCAGGCCGTGTGCGAGCTGCTGCTGCCCGAGACGCAGGCCATGGCTGTCGCAATGACCGACGACCGCGTCGTGCTGGGCTACGCCGGGCGCTTCGCCGAGGACTTCCCGCTGGGTAGCCCCATCCACACGGCGGCGACGCACGAGGCGCTCAGCACGCAGGAGGCCCAGGTGTTCTCCTCGACGGGAGCCACGGCGGCCACGAGCGGCTCGCCCATCATCCCTGCTGGCATCGTGGCGCCGTTGCTCGTGCGCAACGCCTCGCTCGGTACGCTCAAGCTGTACTACGAGGCGCCCGAGCTCATCGACGAGACGCAGATGGCCATCTCCGAGGGCTTTGCCGAGCTGCTCTCGACGCAGCTCTCGATGGCGGAGCTTGACCGTCAGGTGGAGCTGGCGACGAAGGCCGAGCTCCAGGCCCTGCAGTCCCAGATTAACCCGCACTTCCTGTTCAACACCATCAACACGATTGCCGCGCTCATCCGCACGGATCCCGACCGGGCGCGCGTGCTGCTGCGCGAGTTCGCGACGTTCTACCGTCGTACGCTCGAGAACTCCGACGACCTCATCACCGTGGAGCGCGAGATAGAGCAGACGACGCGCTACCTGGGCTTTGAGGTGGCTCGTTTTGGCGAGAGCCGCATCCGCCAGGTCGTACACGTCGAGCCGGGGCTCGAGATCGTGCGCGTGCCCGCCTTCATCATCCAGCCCATCATCGAGAACTCCGTCAACCACGCCATGCGCCCCGAGGGCCCGCTTACGCTGACGATCGACGTTCACGCCGACGGCGGCGACGCCGTGATCGCCGTGTCCGACGACGGCCTCGGCATGACGCAGGAGACGGCCGAGCGCCTCGTGCACGGGGAGTGTCGCGCCTCCGATCGGGGCACGGGCATCGCGCTGCACAACGTGGACGCCCGCCTGCATGCTTGCTTTGGGGGCGACAGCGGCATGACTATCGACACGCAGCTCGGTGTGGGCACGACGGTGACGATGCGCATAGCGGGAGCCGTGGCCGAGCTGTGGGGCGACGATGACGACGAGGACGACGGGGGAGATTTCGAGGACGCGTAA
- a CDS encoding radical SAM protein — translation MHACCPDPAGWDSLLAERPTLATWLENYAGIRRDYVESVDSLGVDLAPEGYLSAETLAVRERVLAKGAHERNAGASLWAGELSPACAACADGLGSRTFAPSLRCNRSCYFCFNRNQESVSDRLPAWDDAQRELKAFSAEVGGDVTHVGLTGGEPLLYKEETYTFLRRARAEYPGAHLRLYTAGDFLDAECLAELRDAGLDELRLSVKIDVDDGAGYPTSVAVLIEQACNRLELALRYIPAVMVEMPVIPGTGEAMQRLLRRLDEIGVFGINLLEFGYPVSDWAPFRQRGFEIKNPPYEVPYDYSYPAGLPVEGSELLCLELLEFALDEGLSLGVHYCSLENKNRGQVFRQNAAVNLAGGVYELDRGDFFYKTAKVFDDDVEAVRELLAERGICCEIDGDDGSLSFPPSRLDLLMGLPVVPAISTNVIETTARGSALREVALDAVWI, via the coding sequence ATGCACGCTTGCTGTCCGGATCCCGCAGGATGGGACTCCCTGCTCGCCGAGCGCCCGACACTCGCGACGTGGCTCGAGAACTACGCGGGCATCCGCCGCGATTACGTCGAGAGCGTGGATAGCCTGGGTGTTGACCTGGCGCCTGAGGGTTACCTGAGTGCCGAGACTCTTGCTGTGCGGGAGCGTGTCCTCGCTAAGGGTGCCCACGAGCGCAACGCCGGCGCCAGTCTCTGGGCTGGCGAGCTGTCCCCGGCCTGCGCGGCCTGTGCTGACGGTCTTGGCAGCCGTACGTTTGCGCCCTCCCTGCGCTGCAACCGCTCGTGCTACTTCTGTTTCAACCGCAACCAGGAGAGTGTTTCGGACAGACTGCCAGCCTGGGACGATGCTCAACGGGAACTCAAAGCGTTCTCGGCCGAGGTCGGTGGCGATGTCACGCATGTGGGCCTAACCGGCGGCGAGCCGCTGCTCTACAAGGAAGAGACGTATACGTTTTTACGTCGAGCTCGCGCTGAGTATCCCGGTGCGCACCTGCGCCTCTATACGGCTGGCGACTTTCTGGACGCGGAGTGCTTGGCAGAGCTGCGGGATGCGGGTCTTGACGAGCTGCGCCTGAGCGTCAAGATCGATGTGGATGACGGGGCCGGGTATCCTACGAGCGTCGCCGTCCTCATCGAACAGGCTTGCAACCGCCTTGAACTTGCGCTTCGGTACATCCCCGCCGTCATGGTGGAGATGCCTGTCATCCCCGGTACGGGCGAGGCGATGCAGCGGTTGCTGCGCCGGCTCGACGAGATTGGCGTCTTTGGCATCAATCTGCTGGAGTTCGGCTACCCAGTGAGTGACTGGGCGCCGTTTCGCCAGCGCGGCTTTGAGATCAAGAACCCGCCGTACGAGGTCCCGTATGACTACTCCTATCCAGCGGGTCTGCCCGTTGAGGGGAGCGAGCTTCTGTGCCTTGAGCTGTTGGAGTTTGCGCTTGACGAGGGACTGTCGCTCGGGGTGCATTATTGCTCGCTTGAGAACAAAAATCGCGGCCAGGTGTTTCGCCAGAATGCGGCTGTCAACCTTGCTGGTGGTGTGTACGAGCTCGATAGGGGCGACTTCTTCTACAAGACGGCCAAGGTGTTCGATGACGACGTCGAGGCAGTGCGGGAGCTTTTGGCCGAGCGTGGCATCTGCTGCGAGATCGATGGCGACGACGGCAGCCTCTCGTTTCCTCCGAGCCGCCTCGATTTGCTCATGGGGTTGCCCGTCGTGCCGGCCATCTCGACGAACGTGATCGAGACGACGGCGCGGGGGAGCGCTTTGCGAGAAGTTGCTCTCGACGCGGTGTGGATATAG
- a CDS encoding homoserine O-succinyltransferase gives MPITIPDGLPAKGILEDERIFALEEDVAAKQDIRPLNLVLLNLMPKKIETETQILRLISKSPLQVHLDFMHMGSHESKNTPADHLVRFYETFDELKDRKYDGLIITGAPIEHLPFEDVDYWPELQRVLDWSRENVFSTMHICWGALAGLYHRYGVPKRMLPAKMFGIFPHRLCDEYQFLTNGFDEVFMMPHSRHAAFDEADIERVPELQVLGHSDVAGSSLIASRDLREIYVTGHFEYGKFTLRDEYERDVAARKPIELPVNYYPGDDPAQEPLFTWRSHANLLYRNWLNYVYQMTPFDPQQISASYEGYRYDERIWNVGAHK, from the coding sequence GTGCCTATCACGATACCTGACGGCCTGCCCGCGAAAGGCATTCTCGAGGACGAGCGCATTTTCGCGCTCGAGGAGGACGTGGCCGCCAAGCAGGACATTCGCCCGCTCAATCTCGTGCTGCTCAACCTCATGCCCAAGAAGATCGAGACGGAGACGCAGATCCTGCGCCTCATCTCCAAGTCGCCGCTGCAGGTGCACCTTGACTTCATGCACATGGGCAGCCACGAGTCCAAGAACACGCCCGCCGACCACCTCGTGCGCTTCTACGAGACGTTCGACGAGCTCAAGGATCGTAAGTACGACGGCCTCATCATCACGGGTGCGCCGATCGAGCACTTGCCGTTCGAGGACGTCGACTACTGGCCCGAGCTGCAGCGCGTGCTCGACTGGAGCCGCGAGAACGTCTTCTCGACGATGCACATCTGCTGGGGTGCACTGGCGGGGCTCTACCATCGCTACGGCGTGCCGAAGCGCATGCTGCCGGCCAAGATGTTCGGCATATTCCCGCACAGGCTGTGCGACGAGTACCAGTTCCTGACGAACGGCTTCGACGAGGTGTTTATGATGCCGCACTCCCGGCATGCCGCCTTTGACGAGGCCGACATCGAGCGCGTGCCCGAGCTGCAGGTGCTTGGCCACAGCGACGTGGCGGGCAGCTCGCTCATCGCCTCGCGCGACCTGCGCGAGATCTACGTGACGGGCCACTTCGAGTACGGCAAGTTCACGCTGCGCGACGAGTACGAGCGCGACGTGGCGGCGCGCAAGCCCATCGAGCTGCCTGTCAACTACTACCCCGGTGATGATCCGGCGCAGGAGCCGCTGTTCACGTGGCGCAGCCATGCGAACCTGCTCTACCGCAACTGGCTGAACTACGTCTACCAGATGACGCCGTTCGACCCGCAGCAGATCAGCGCGAGCTACGAAGGCTACCGCTACGACGAGCGCATCTGGAACGTGGGAGCGCACAAGTAG
- a CDS encoding metallophosphoesterase family protein, translating into MEAVPASLTHGTGSLSSAAARVEPELAPEPVLPVLPLRVVEPGSERQFRIDVLSDTHGVLSTAAFRACAGADLIVHAGDICADDIIARLEMQAPVIAVLGNNDWPGQYGPNVQAMARFERLGITFKVTHIPSKLAPLDTCIAICGHTHIAEVTDVGACTIVNPGSVTRPRAAGGPTMARIVLEENFVRSIRIIHLNADER; encoded by the coding sequence ATGGAAGCCGTACCTGCGTCGCTGACCCACGGTACTGGCAGCCTCTCGTCGGCGGCAGCCCGGGTCGAGCCGGAGCTCGCGCCAGAGCCCGTGTTGCCCGTCTTGCCATTACGTGTCGTTGAGCCCGGTTCTGAGCGACAGTTTCGCATCGACGTCCTGTCGGACACGCACGGCGTCCTCTCGACGGCCGCGTTTCGCGCTTGTGCCGGCGCCGACCTTATCGTACACGCTGGTGACATCTGCGCCGACGATATCATCGCGCGCCTCGAGATGCAAGCGCCTGTCATCGCCGTGCTCGGCAACAACGACTGGCCGGGCCAGTATGGGCCAAACGTGCAGGCCATGGCCCGCTTTGAGCGCCTGGGCATCACGTTCAAGGTGACGCACATCCCCTCGAAACTTGCCCCGCTTGACACGTGCATCGCCATCTGCGGCCACACGCACATCGCTGAGGTGACCGACGTCGGGGCGTGTACGATCGTCAACCCCGGCTCTGTGACGCGCCCTCGGGCTGCCGGCGGCCCCACGATGGCGCGCATCGTGCTCGAGGAAAACTTCGTGCGCTCCATCCGCATCATCCATCTCAACGCCGACGAGCGGTAG